In a genomic window of Clostridia bacterium:
- a CDS encoding ABC transporter ATP-binding protein codes for MGKSSVEVRALRGVNLKVDEGEFVSIMGHSGSGKSTLMNILGCLDKPTSGQYKLEGRPVEGLSSNQLAQARNSTIGFVFQSFNLLPKLNALGNVELPLIYAGMHPRKRRDEALRALQMVGLADRARHRPSELSGGQQQRVAIARALVSRPRLVLADEPTGNLDSRSSYEIMDVLTDMNKKGITVIIVTHEPDIARYTPRVLTFRDGLCVEDRFSPPGGALQ; via the coding sequence ATGGGCAAGAGCTCGGTTGAGGTCCGCGCTCTCCGGGGGGTGAATCTCAAGGTGGACGAGGGAGAGTTCGTGTCCATCATGGGACATTCGGGCTCAGGCAAATCCACACTGATGAACATCCTGGGTTGCCTGGACAAGCCGACTTCCGGCCAGTACAAGTTGGAGGGGCGGCCAGTTGAAGGCCTCAGTTCGAACCAGCTTGCCCAAGCTAGGAACAGCACTATAGGGTTCGTATTCCAGTCGTTCAACCTGCTGCCGAAGCTGAATGCTCTGGGCAATGTGGAGTTGCCCTTGATCTACGCGGGCATGCACCCCCGCAAGAGGCGCGATGAAGCCCTGCGTGCGCTTCAGATGGTGGGGCTTGCGGATCGGGCGAGGCACCGACCAAGTGAACTATCAGGGGGGCAGCAGCAGAGGGTGGCAATAGCCCGCGCTTTGGTGAGCAGACCCCGGCTGGTTCTGGCCGATGAGCCCACCGGCAACCTCGATAGTAGATCTAGCTACGAGATAATGGACGTCCTGACCGACATGAACAAGAAGGGCATAACAGTGATAATCGTAACCCATGAGCCCGACATTGCGCGCTATACCCCCAGGGTGCTCACATTCAGAGACGGGCTGTGCGTTGAAGACAGGTTCTCCCCGCCAGGAGGTGCATTACAGTGA
- a CDS encoding efflux RND transporter periplasmic adaptor subunit: MKRKRAVAAVILLLVAGAVAVGLVWRSRSKSASRTAVNPYIPIEVRRGDLSSDIYSTGNVQALRATSVYPAKAGMVAEVLVKSGDEVQAGDVLLRLERDELDVQQAESDARQKRDSLRNADDKLVKIRGLYDKGAATATEMKSAQSDAAQAKEALAASQLRLDRLVTKSADSMVCAPVAGVVSSLNSAVGQSVATTSAAAVITEIADVVVRVTVDEYDIGSVQAGQAAQVTFDALGSTAYGGVVGFVSKMGQTKSGVVVYDVDIRLDNAAKEIRPGMSAEASIVVGRVENALIVPNSALETRRGESRVRVYSANGAVEMRQVKTGMQTSAGTEILEGLSMGDTVALANPRASGSSTGASMGSSTGSSNSSRSSGSMRTTGRQSDSAMPSMMPGMPGEMPGGFGGPAGR, from the coding sequence TCTCGTTGCGGGAGCTGTTGCCGTTGGTCTTGTGTGGAGGAGTCGATCCAAGTCCGCATCGCGCACTGCAGTGAACCCCTACATACCCATCGAGGTGAGGCGGGGGGACCTCTCCAGTGACATCTACTCCACAGGGAATGTGCAGGCCCTCCGTGCAACTAGCGTTTACCCTGCCAAAGCGGGCATGGTGGCCGAGGTGCTCGTTAAATCAGGCGACGAGGTGCAGGCAGGCGACGTGCTCCTCAGGCTTGAGCGTGACGAGTTGGATGTGCAGCAGGCGGAGTCTGATGCAAGGCAGAAGCGCGACAGCCTCAGGAACGCGGACGACAAGCTTGTGAAGATCCGCGGCTTGTACGATAAGGGGGCTGCCACTGCGACTGAGATGAAGTCGGCTCAGTCAGACGCGGCGCAAGCCAAAGAGGCGCTGGCGGCATCCCAGCTCAGGCTGGATCGCCTGGTCACTAAGTCAGCCGACAGTATGGTCTGCGCTCCGGTAGCCGGGGTGGTGAGCAGTCTGAACAGCGCTGTTGGGCAGTCGGTGGCAACGACCAGTGCTGCGGCAGTGATCACCGAGATTGCCGATGTCGTCGTGCGCGTCACAGTCGACGAGTACGACATCGGGTCAGTGCAGGCGGGTCAGGCAGCTCAGGTGACTTTTGATGCACTCGGCAGCACGGCATATGGCGGAGTCGTTGGATTCGTGAGCAAGATGGGCCAGACCAAGTCGGGGGTCGTGGTGTATGACGTCGATATCCGCCTCGACAACGCCGCCAAGGAGATCAGGCCTGGAATGAGCGCTGAAGCCAGCATCGTGGTGGGCCGAGTGGAGAATGCACTTATCGTGCCCAATAGTGCCCTGGAGACACGGCGAGGCGAGAGTAGAGTCCGAGTGTACAGTGCCAACGGCGCCGTGGAGATGCGCCAGGTGAAAACCGGTATGCAGACCAGCGCAGGCACTGAGATACTGGAGGGCCTCTCCATGGGCGATACGGTCGCGTTGGCCAATCCTAGAGCCTCAGGCTCGTCCACGGGCGCGTCTATGGGCTCATCTACAGGCTCGTCAAACTCCAGCCGATCCAGCGGATCAATGAGAACGACTGGACGGCAGTCGGACTCCGCCATGCCTTCGATGATGCCTGGAATGCCGGGCGAAATGCCGGGTGGGTTCGGCGGGCCTGCTGGAAGATAG